One stretch of Amycolatopsis tolypomycina DNA includes these proteins:
- a CDS encoding MFS transporter — protein sequence MTATEDTGIRWGTGAARGVLATTILGSGMAMLDGTIVNVALPRIGTELNASVAGLQWILDGYLLALAALILVAGSLGDRYGRRRMYLVGVVWFGVASGLCAAATSTEMLVAMRILQGIGGALLTPGSLAILQASFAHDARARAIGAWSGLGGIAAAAGPLLGGFLVQVWSWRLAFLINVPIAVAVVLMARRFVPESRDPDATGHPDFGAAALGALGLAGVTGALVEAPARGIGDPLVLGAGLLGIAGLAAFVVVQHRSAEPLVPPSLFGDRTFTLSNALTFVVYAALGGVMMLMVMQLQVSLGYSPTASGLAGLPLTVIMLLLSGRSGALAQRIGPRTQLVVGPIVVGIGMLLMLRIAPGASYLGTVLPAVVVFGLGLATVVAPVTATVLAAAPDRYAGVASGVNNAIARSGGLLAVAVLPAAAGLTGEAYADPVALTAGWRTALVICAALAIAGGLIALGIHNGVLAPPAEAKPDDECPHLGECYHCGVEGPPTHIRGGTPVAGS from the coding sequence GTGACAGCCACTGAAGACACCGGGATCCGATGGGGGACCGGCGCGGCGCGCGGTGTCCTCGCGACCACCATCCTCGGCTCCGGCATGGCGATGCTCGACGGCACCATCGTCAACGTCGCGCTGCCCCGCATCGGCACCGAGCTGAACGCCTCCGTGGCGGGGCTCCAGTGGATCCTCGACGGCTACCTGCTGGCGCTCGCCGCGCTGATCCTGGTCGCCGGTTCGCTCGGCGACCGGTACGGCAGGCGCCGCATGTACCTCGTCGGTGTCGTCTGGTTCGGCGTCGCGTCCGGGCTGTGCGCCGCGGCGACGTCCACCGAGATGCTCGTCGCGATGCGGATCCTGCAGGGCATCGGCGGCGCGCTCCTGACGCCGGGGTCGCTCGCGATCCTCCAGGCGTCCTTCGCGCACGACGCCCGCGCCCGCGCGATCGGCGCCTGGTCCGGTCTCGGCGGCATCGCGGCCGCCGCCGGGCCGTTGCTCGGCGGCTTCCTCGTGCAGGTGTGGTCGTGGCGGCTGGCGTTCCTCATCAACGTGCCGATCGCGGTCGCCGTGGTGCTCATGGCACGCCGGTTCGTCCCCGAGTCCCGCGACCCGGACGCCACCGGGCACCCGGACTTCGGCGCCGCGGCCCTCGGCGCCCTCGGCCTCGCCGGGGTCACCGGCGCGCTGGTCGAGGCGCCCGCGCGCGGCATCGGCGACCCCCTGGTCCTGGGCGCGGGCCTGCTGGGGATCGCCGGGCTGGCCGCGTTCGTCGTCGTCCAGCACCGCTCGGCGGAGCCGCTCGTGCCGCCGTCGCTGTTCGGCGACCGGACGTTCACGCTCTCGAACGCGCTGACCTTCGTCGTCTACGCGGCTCTGGGCGGCGTGATGATGCTGATGGTCATGCAGCTGCAGGTCTCGCTCGGCTACTCGCCGACCGCGTCCGGGCTGGCCGGGCTGCCGCTGACGGTGATCATGCTGCTGCTTTCGGGCCGCTCCGGCGCGCTCGCGCAGCGCATCGGGCCGCGGACGCAGCTGGTCGTCGGGCCGATCGTCGTCGGCATCGGGATGCTGCTGATGCTGCGCATCGCTCCCGGCGCGTCCTACCTGGGCACGGTGCTGCCCGCCGTGGTGGTGTTCGGGCTGGGCCTGGCGACGGTGGTGGCCCCGGTGACGGCGACGGTGCTCGCCGCGGCCCCGGACCGCTACGCCGGGGTCGCGTCCGGCGTCAACAACGCCATCGCCCGCTCGGGCGGCCTGCTGGCGGTCGCGGTGCTGCCGGCGGCGGCCGGGCTGACCGGCGAGGCGTACGCGGACCCGGTCGCGCTGACGGCGGGCTGGCGGACGGCGCTGGTCATCTGCGCGGCCCTGGCGATCGCGGGCGGGCTGATCGCGCTGGGCATCCACAACGGCGTCCTCGCCCCACCGGCCGAGGCCAAGCCGGACGACGAGTGCCCCCACCTGGGCGAGTGCTACCACTGCGGCGTCGAGGGCCCGCCGACGCACATCCGCGGCGGGACCCCGGTCGCCGGCTCCTAG
- a CDS encoding SIS domain-containing protein, whose translation MMTEQRPGAHMAAEIAQQPDVLAGLVARQAEIAEVAEKISQRPPRFALLAARGSSDHAALYAKYLIEVLLGLPAGLVSPSTATLYGARPDLRDVLFVTVSQSGGSPDLIEVTETARRQGALTVSVTNTPDSPLRAASELGVDIGAGVEKAVAATKTYSATLMALYLLIDAVRGGKAADAEKIGELAQQTLDGADEGVQRAVDRYRFVDRVLTTGRGYSYASALEGSLKLAETSYLAARAYSGADLLHGPVAAVDGETAVLAVTSAGHGGRAMHEVLEAVGKRGADVLAVGSAAAEVPAALRIDVAPTVEELAPILEILPIQRIALGLSLARGGDPDSPRGLLKVTKTR comes from the coding sequence ATGATGACCGAACAACGGCCCGGCGCGCACATGGCCGCGGAGATCGCCCAGCAGCCGGACGTCCTGGCCGGACTGGTGGCGCGTCAGGCGGAAATCGCGGAAGTGGCGGAAAAGATCTCACAACGCCCCCCGCGGTTCGCTTTGCTCGCGGCGCGTGGATCGAGCGACCACGCAGCGTTGTACGCGAAGTACCTGATCGAGGTACTGCTCGGCCTTCCGGCCGGTTTGGTTTCCCCGTCCACGGCGACGCTGTACGGCGCGCGGCCCGACCTGCGGGACGTGCTGTTCGTCACGGTCAGCCAGAGCGGCGGCTCGCCCGACCTGATCGAGGTCACCGAAACGGCGCGGCGCCAGGGCGCGCTGACGGTGTCGGTCACCAACACGCCGGACTCGCCGCTGCGGGCGGCGTCGGAGCTCGGCGTCGACATCGGCGCCGGCGTCGAGAAGGCGGTCGCGGCCACCAAGACGTACTCCGCGACGCTGATGGCGCTGTACCTGCTGATCGACGCGGTGCGCGGCGGCAAGGCGGCCGACGCCGAGAAGATCGGCGAGCTGGCCCAGCAGACGCTCGACGGCGCCGACGAGGGCGTGCAGCGCGCGGTCGACCGGTACCGCTTCGTGGACCGGGTCCTCACCACCGGCCGCGGCTACTCCTACGCCAGCGCGCTCGAAGGTTCGCTCAAGCTCGCCGAGACCAGCTACCTGGCCGCCCGCGCGTACAGCGGCGCGGACCTGCTGCACGGCCCGGTGGCGGCGGTGGACGGCGAGACCGCCGTCCTCGCGGTGACCAGCGCCGGGCACGGCGGCCGCGCGATGCACGAGGTCCTCGAAGCCGTCGGCAAGCGCGGCGCGGACGTCCTCGCGGTCGGCTCGGCCGCCGCCGAGGTGCCCGCGGCGCTGCGCATCGACGTCGCCCCGACGGTCGAGGAGCTGGCGCCGATCCTGGAGATCCTGCCGATCCAGCGGATCGCGCTCGGGCTGTCGCTGGCCCGCGGCGGCGACCCGGACAGCCCGCGCGGCCTGCTGAAGGTGACCAAGACGAGGTGA
- a CDS encoding N-acetylglucosamine kinase, whose protein sequence is MSFAIGVDAGGTSTRAALVDAAGTVLGTGRGEGANPNAHAPEVAAGRIADAITAALGDRDPTAVRACVVGMAGVSKLSDPGVAAVFDAAWTRIGFTCAVRTVADAEVAYASATAAPDGTVVVAGTGSIVGRIRGRRLAGTTGGYGWLLGDEGSAFWLGREAVRSTLEALGRGRPLDGLPSAVLAAALGLSGLDVRDAGERLAASRALITAANAEAPVRLARFAPLVSIAHDAGEPAAREIVDRAAGHLVENALAARDPGESTPVVLVGSVLTGASPVGGLVRRRLAGLEVLTSSDGVLGAAWLAAVAAFGEATPRPRA, encoded by the coding sequence GTGAGCTTCGCGATCGGCGTCGACGCCGGCGGCACGTCGACCAGGGCCGCACTGGTCGACGCCGCCGGCACGGTGCTGGGCACCGGGCGCGGCGAAGGCGCCAACCCGAACGCGCACGCACCCGAGGTCGCCGCGGGCCGGATCGCGGACGCGATCACCGCGGCGCTCGGCGACCGCGACCCCACCGCCGTGCGGGCGTGCGTCGTCGGTATGGCCGGGGTCAGCAAGCTGAGCGACCCGGGCGTGGCGGCGGTCTTCGACGCGGCGTGGACGCGAATCGGCTTCACGTGTGCGGTGCGGACCGTCGCCGACGCCGAGGTGGCGTACGCGTCGGCGACGGCGGCCCCGGACGGCACGGTCGTCGTCGCCGGAACCGGTTCGATCGTGGGCCGGATCCGGGGCCGCCGGCTCGCCGGCACGACCGGCGGCTACGGCTGGCTGCTGGGCGACGAGGGATCGGCGTTCTGGCTCGGCCGCGAAGCCGTCCGCTCCACTTTGGAGGCACTCGGCCGCGGCCGGCCGCTCGACGGGCTTCCATCGGCGGTGCTCGCCGCGGCGCTCGGACTGTCCGGTTTGGACGTCCGCGACGCGGGCGAGCGGCTCGCCGCGTCCCGGGCGTTGATCACCGCGGCCAACGCCGAGGCGCCGGTCCGGCTCGCCCGGTTCGCCCCGTTGGTGAGCATCGCCCACGACGCGGGCGAGCCGGCGGCCCGGGAGATCGTCGACCGGGCGGCCGGCCATCTCGTGGAGAACGCCCTCGCGGCGCGCGACCCCGGTGAGTCGACTCCTGTGGTGCTCGTCGGCTCGGTGCTCACCGGAGCGAGCCCGGTCGGCGGGCTGGTGCGCCGCCGTCTGGCCGGTCTCGAGGTGCTGACCAGCTCCGATGGGGTGCTCGGGGCGGCCTGGCTGGCCGCCGTGGCCGCCTTCGGCGAGGCGACACCGCGGCCCCGGGCGTAA
- a CDS encoding GntR family transcriptional regulator: MLETTTTGEAGAVAGMRGQREPKYWALKQHLLDLLDVLPPGSPIPTERALAGEFTVSRTTVRQALADLTAEGRLHRVQGKGTFAAEPKLAQRLQLSSYTEDMRKQGLKPSSKLLEVEELPVEGDLAKLLGIRTGAKILRLRRLRLADSQPMALETTHLPLGRFRGLRKHVSAGGSLYAVLREHYGVELERAEETIETSLAGPQEAEMLGADVGMPVLMLTRHSFATDGKPVEFARSVYRGDRYKFVTTLLP, encoded by the coding sequence ATGTTGGAGACCACCACCACGGGCGAGGCGGGCGCCGTCGCCGGGATGCGCGGGCAGCGCGAGCCCAAGTACTGGGCGTTGAAGCAGCACCTGCTCGATCTCCTGGACGTGCTGCCGCCGGGGTCGCCGATCCCGACCGAACGCGCGCTCGCCGGGGAGTTCACGGTCTCCCGCACCACCGTGCGCCAAGCGCTGGCCGACCTGACCGCCGAGGGCCGCCTGCACCGTGTGCAGGGCAAAGGCACGTTCGCGGCCGAGCCGAAGCTCGCGCAGCGGCTGCAGCTGTCGTCCTACACCGAGGACATGCGCAAGCAAGGCCTGAAGCCGTCGTCGAAACTGTTGGAAGTCGAGGAGCTGCCGGTCGAGGGCGACCTCGCGAAGCTGCTCGGAATCCGGACCGGCGCGAAAATCCTTCGCCTTCGACGGCTTCGACTGGCGGACTCGCAGCCGATGGCGCTGGAGACGACGCACCTGCCGCTCGGCCGATTCCGCGGGCTGCGCAAGCACGTCTCGGCCGGCGGGTCGTTGTACGCCGTTCTACGCGAGCACTACGGCGTCGAACTCGAACGCGCGGAAGAGACGATCGAGACGTCGCTCGCCGGGCCGCAGGAAGCGGAAATGCTCGGCGCGGACGTCGGCATGCCGGTGCTGATGCTGACCCGCCACTCGTTCGCCACGGACGGCAAGCCGGTCGAGTTCGCCCGCTCGGTCTACCGCGGCGACCGCTACAAGTTCGTGACGACGCTGCTGCCGTAA